The nucleotide sequence CCTCCACCCGGTACCTGATCGACTCGGCGGAGGCGGCCTGGAACACCGGCCGCGATGAGCCGGGTGGGAACAAGGGGTACAAGACCGCTTTCAAGGGCGGCTACTTCCCCGTGTCCCCCAATGACCAGATGGCCGACCTGCGCGACCGGATCGTGAGCACCTGCATTGAGTCCGGGCTCGCGATCGAGCGCGCCCACCATGAGGTGGGCACCGCCGGGCAGCAGGAGATCAACTACCGCTTCGCCTCCCTGCTGGCCGCGGGGGACGACATGATGAAGTTCAAGTACATCGTCAAGAACGAGGCCTGGCGCAACGGCAAGACCGCCACCTTCATGCCCAAGCCGATCTTCGGCGACAACGGCTCCGGCATGCACACCCATCACTCGCTGTGGAAGGACGGCAAGCCGCTGTTCTTCGACGCGCGCGGCTACGGGCAGCTGTCCGACCTGGCCCGCTGGTACATCGGCGGCATACTCCGCCACGCGCCCAGCCTGCTGGCCTTCACCAACCCCTCGGTCAACTCCTTCCACAGGCTGGTGCCGGGCTTCGAGGCGCCGGTGAACCTGGTGTACTCGGCGCGCAACCGCTCCGCCTGCATCCGCATCCCGGTTACGGGCTCCTCCCCCAAGGCCAAGCGCATCGAGTACCGCGTGCCCGACCCCTCGGCCAACCCGTACCTGGCCTTCGCGGCCACGCTAATGGCCGGCATCGACGGCATCCGCAACCGGATCGAGCCGCGCGAGCCCGTGGACAAGGATCTTTACGAGCTGGCTCCGGAGGACTACCACGACATCGACAAGCTGCCGGGCACGCTCGACGAGGCCCTGGAGGCGCTTGAGGCGGACCATGACTACCTGACCGCGGGCGACGTGTTCACCTCGGACCTGATCGAGACCTGGGTCGATTACAAGCGCACCAATGAGATCGCCCCTATGCGGCAGCGCCCGCACCCCTATGAGTTCGAGCTCTACTACGACCTGTAGGCCGCGCCTCACGTCGGCGCCGGCCCGACCGTTTGCATATCTATGCTCTGTTATGGATATCCTGTCGGTGGCTTTGGTCCGCTACCAGAAGGAGCCGTGTGATGACATCCGCCCTTGCCCGCGGGGCACGCCTGGCCGGCGGGTTGTGCCTGGCGCTCACACTGACGCTGCCGCTGTCCGCCTGCACGAATGCCGCCGACTGGCGATCCTCCCAGGCCGCCGGTGACGGCGCCTTCACTGGCTATGACACCTCCGGCATTCAGGCGCAGGAGGACATCATCGCCATGCTTCCCGAAGGCGCCCTGGCGGACGGCGTGCTGGACGTGGCCGCCTCCACGGACTACGCGCCCGCGGAGTTCCTGGACACCGACGGCACCGCAATCGGCTACGACGTGGACCTGACTAAGGCCATTGCCGCCGTCCTCGGGGTGGACTCCACCACGCATACCGCCGAGTTCGACTCCATCATCGCCGCCATCGGCTCTAAGTACGACGCCGGCATCTCCTCCTTCACGGTCACCGCCGAGCGCGAGTCCGCCATGGACATGGTCGCCTACATCAACGTCGGCTCCCGCTTCAACGTGGTGGCAGGAAACCCCGAGGGCGTGGACCCCTCCGACCACATGAACCTGTGCGGCCTGACCATCGGAGTGCAGACCGGTACCGCCCAGGAAGACGCGATGAACGCCGACTCCGCCGCCTGCACCGATGCCGGGCTGCCCGCGATCTCGGTGCGCTCCTACTCCTCCCAGTCGGAGGCCACCACGGGCCTGATTGGGCACGTGGTTGATGCCGTCTACTCCGACTCCACGGTGGCGGGATACGCCGTCGAGCTGACTGATGGGGCGGTGGAGACCGTAGGTGAGATCGAGGACGCCCTGCCCCAGGCCATTGTCCTGACCAAGGACGATCCGCAGTTCAACGCCGCCATCCAGGCGGCCGTCCAGTACCTCATGGATTCCGGCACCTGGGAGGAGATCCTGAATGCGTGGGGCATTGAGGACGCCGCACTAACCACCGCCGAGCTGAACCCGAACGTGGAGCAGTGATCACTACCATGACAACTCAGCCCGCTTCCGCCGCGGCTCTGTCCGGCACCGAGCAGCCGGTGCAACTGAACCGCCCCAAGCCGGTGCCGCGGCCCGGCACCTGGATCAGCGCCACGATCGTGGCCGTCCTGGGCGCGATGTTCATCCACGCACTGCTGACCAATGAGAAATTCCACTGGGGCACCGTGTGGTTCTTCTTCCGGGAGGTGCACGTGGTGCGGGCGGTCGGCTGGACACTGCTGCTGACCTTCCTGGCCATGCTGATAGGCATTGTGCTGGCGGTGACGACGGCGGTTATGCGGCAGTCCTCCAATCCGGTGCTGCGCGGCGTGTCACTGGCGTACCTGTGGTTCTTCCGCGGCACCCCGATCTACACCCAGCTGGTGTTCTGGGGGGCACTGTCGGCCCTGTACCAGTACCTGAGCCTGGGCATTCCCTTCGGGCCGGAGCTGATCACCTTCCGCACCACCACGGTGTTCACCCCGTTCGTGGCGGCGGTGCTGGGGCTGGGCATCAACGAGGGCGCCTACCTGTCCGAGATCGTCCGCTCCGGCCTGGCCAGCGTGGACCCCGGCCAGACCGAGGCGGCCGGTGCACTGGGCATGAGCAAGGGGCAGATCCTGCGCCGTATCGTGCTGCCGCAGGCCATGCGGGTGATCGTGCCGCCCACCGGCAATGAGACGATCTCCATGCTTAAGACCACCTCGTTGGTACTGGCGGTCCCCTTCACCCTGGACCTGACCTTCGTCACCAACTCGTATGCCTCCTACACCTACCAGACGATTCCCCTGCTGATCGTGGCGGCCCTGTGGTACATCATCATCACCTCCATCCTGATGGTGGGGCAGCACTTCATAGAGCGCTACTACGGCCGTGGCTTTGACGGCTCCTCCAAGTCCAGCGGCGGGCGGGGCATGTCCGCCCGCCAGCAGGCGATTCTCGACTCACACACCACCAAGGACTCCCCCTTCCTGGAGGTCACCCCATGAGCACATCGAACACGGCCGCGTCGGCGCAGTCCGGCGTCCCCAAGGTGCGTATTGCCGGCCTGCACAAGTTCTTCGGGGAGCTGCACGTGCTCAAGGGCATCGACCTGGTCGTCGAGCCCGGTTCGGTGACGGTTCTGGTGGGCCCCTCCGGGTCCGGCAAGTCCACGCTGCTGCGCTGCATCAATGAGCTGGAGACCATCGACGCCGGCCGCGTGTGGGTGGACGGAGAGCTGATCGGCATGCGTGAGGAGCAGCGCCCGGACGGCACCGTGCAGCTGCACGCCCTGACGGATAAGCAGCGCGCCGCGCAGCGTTCCAAGATCGGCATGGTCTTCCAGCGCTTCAACCTGTTCCCCCACATGACGGCTCTGGGCAATGTCATTGAGGCTCCGATCCATGTGCGGCACATGCCCAGGGAGCAGGCCCGTGCGCGCGGTGTGCAGCTGCTGGAGCGGGTGGGGCTGGGCGACCGGCTGGACCACTACCCCTCGCAGCTGTCGGGCGGGCAGCAGCAGCGGGTGGCGATCGCCCGGGCGCTGGCAATGGATCCGGAGCTGATGCTCTTCGATGAGCCCACCTCCGCCCTGGACCCCGAGCTCGTGGGCGAGGTGCTGCAGGTGATGCAGGATTTGGCGGCCGACGGCATGACCATGGTGGTGGTCACCCACGAGATGGGCTTCGCCCGGGAGGTCGGCGATCAGCTGGTCTTCATGGACGGCGGCCTGGTGTGCGAGTCCGGCAACCCGGTCGAGGTACTGGACCACCCCACTCAGGAGCGCACAAAGGCCTTCCTCGCGTCCGTATTGTGACCAGGTTGCGTGTGCCGCCCCTCCAGTTGTCACTACAGTGATCTGCGACACCTTAATTCCCACCGCTTCCCTGGAGCCTCATGGACACGCAGCTGATCAACGGTCGTATTGGTGACCAAGAGGTCCTCATTGAGGTTGTTCGTGCCCCCGGACGCGAGGAGCTGGCCGGTGTGCGGGACCGTGCGGCGGATCTGTTCGAGCGGGCAGGGGACGTGATTGAGGCCGCAGCGCATCAGGCCGCAGATACGGTCCGGCGAGTGTGCGACCAGGCGGAGCCACCCGATGAGATCACGATCCAGATGGGACTGAGCCTGTCTACCACTGGCACTATCGTCGTCGCCTCCTCCACCACCACGGCTTCGCTGGCGGTATCCATGAAGTTCACTAACGCCTCCGGCAACCGGGGCGCCGTATGACGGCCGCCGCGGTGCCCGGTTACCTCGGGGTGGTTCTGAACGACTCCGATGAGGCTGTTGGCACCTGCTGGTTGCTGAGTCCCGGGAAAGTGGTCACCGCGGCGCATGTTCTGAGCGCCGTCGGCGTGAATCTGGTTCAAGCGCACGCCGCACTGGCGGTACCCGACGCCGCAGCACCCGCCCCCGAAGGGAACTCCCCCGCTCCGCAGATCCGCCTGCGTCAAGGCTTAAGTTCCACCGCGGCCACCCTTCGCGCTCGCGTCCTGCACCTAGACCTGGTTCTGGACCTGGCCCTGCTGGAGGTGGACGCCGCGTCTTGGTCGTCTGAGCCGGCACGGCTCGCAACCACCGCCGGGAAACAAGCCGGTGCCGCGGTACGCATTACCGGTGTCTCCAGGCGCCCCGATACCGCTGCCGAGCGCGTCGTCACTGCATCCAGCACCAGCGGCCGGTGGGATGGCTGGGATTACTACGACGACCGCACTTTTGAGCTACTGACTGTGAATGCCTCCGGCGCACAGCCGGGAATGTCGGGAGCGCCGGTTGTGCTGGCCGAGGGCGGGGCCGTCATCGGGATGGTGACGGGGCGCTACAACTCCGCCGACGGCTGGAGCCGCGACCTGGTGTTCGCCGTCGGAGCGGAGTCGCTGGTCAGGTCATGCGGCGGCTGGTTGGAGGTTGAGCTTGAGGGCGAGCCGCGTCCCACCGAGGCCTTGCAGGTGACGATGCGCCTGGGAACGGGCGACTCGGTGACCGTGTCCTGTCCGGGACTGAGCGTTGAAGCGAGCGTAGCGGTCGGCTCTAAGGCCGAACTGTTCTCTCCTGCGGAGCGCCTACGGCTGGCTCGGGCGGGCCGCCCACTGCTGGAGAACCACTCACCAGCCCAGGATCGGGACCGCACCCCACTGTTGGATGCGCTGGATGAGATGGGCGCAGCGCTCACGCGAGTCTTCCTGCCGGGCGAGGCCGGAGCAGCGCTCTCCCAAATCATTGCCAAGGCTGAGGCTCAGACGGTGCCCGTGGAGTTGGCGCTTGACGCGTCCGCACGTCAGGACCTGCGTGACCTCCCCTGGGAGGCCATGCACGTGCCGGGAACCGGGCAGCCATTGGCCCTGCATCACCTGGTTACCTTCTTCCGCAAGGCGGTGGCCTCCCCCGCACCACGGCGCGTACCCGGGCCACTGCGGATCGTGGTGGCAATAGCCTCCCCGATTGAGGGCGGGGCCGGCACACTGGACTACCAGGCGGAGTTGCGGGCTATCACCACCGCCGTCCGCGAGGCGCGTAGCGCCAATGCGGGGGTCCGGATAGTCCAGTTCGCCACCACCGAGGAGATCCGGCGGGCTCTGGAACAGGAGAACCCGCACGTTCTGCACATCTCGGGTCACGGTGCCGCCGGCTTGCTCGTACTCGAGGACGAGCGAGGTGCCGCCCGGCGCGTCAGCGCGCAGGAGCTCATTAAGGAGGCAATCCCGGCTGGCGGTATGCCGCCGCTGATTTGCCTGGCCGCCTGTGAGACCAATGCGTCTGCGGATGCAGAGACTGCCTCCTTCGCCGATGAGCTTGTGGCTGCCGGGGCGCCGATTGTCATTGGCACGGAGGACGCGGTCTCTGACCACTATGCCACCCTGGTGTTCTCCAAGGTTTACGCCGAGCTTGCTGCGGCGCCGCAGCCGGATCCTGTTTATGCCCTGGCCCAGGCGCGTCGCGAGCTCGGACGGATATGCGCCGAAAGCTCGAATCCGCGCCATCAAACCGAGCAGGTGCTGGCGGGCTGGAGCGTGGTAACCGTCCAGGCCTCCAGCTGCGGGCGGCAGATCACCGCGCCACCAGAGAAGAAAGCGCAGTCGTCGGTGCCGCTGGCTTCCGTGCGCGCGATGAACTCACTGCCCTCGTTGGGCACCGGATTCTTCGTGGGACGACGCCGGGAGCAGCTGCGCGTGCCCCGATTGCTGCTCTCCGATACCCATGCCGGCGTGGTGTTTCACGGGATTGGAGGCATCGGAAAGTCAACACTGACCGCAGAGGTCCTCCGCCGTACCGCTGAGCTGCAGCCGGTGCTTGTGGTTGATATGAGGGGCACGGCATTAGTTGAGGAGCTCTTCCAGCGCATCGTGTCCCGCCTGCGCATCAACTTCAGTGATCAGCTCACCGATCCCGAGGTGAACCAGTTGCTGGGACTGCTGGCCAACACCAAAATCGGTTGGTCCGAGCGCCTGGAACTGCTGCAAGGCACGCTGCTGCAACAACTTCCCCTCATCCTGGTACTGGACAACTTCGAGGACAATCTCACCTTCACCGACGGCGCCTATCGCCTGACCGATCCCCTGCTTGCCGAGTTCCTGGCGCAGTTCCTGGCTGCTCCCGGCCGTGGCAGGCTGCTGGTGACCTGCCGTTACCGCTTCACCCTGCCCGAGGACGCTACGACGGCGCTGGAGTGGATTGCCCTGGAGCCCTTGAGCTTTGCCGAGACCACTCACCTGGCCTGGTCCTTGCCGCAGCTGGATGCTCTGGATATCTCCGATCTGCGTACCCTGTGGGCGGGTGTGGGCGGGCATCCCCGAACCCTGGAGACAGTGGATGCGCTGCTGAACCGGGGAGTGGGACGCCTGTCCCGAATCACCACCGAGTTGCGTGGACGGCTCCGCAGCAGCCTTCCCGAAGGAGTTAGTCCGGAAGAGTGGCTGGCGGAAGGGCGCACGCTTGATGCCGCCATTGCCGACTCCGTCACGGTCGCGGCCGACGATGTGCTTCTCCCCCAGTTGCTGGAGACCCTGAGCAGCGACGCTCAACGCCTCCTGCTGGGTATGGCCGTCTTCCGTGAGCCGGTCAATGCAGCCGCAGTACTCTTCGCCGTCGGCGATGAGGTTCCTCCCGCCAAGGCCTCTGCCGACGAGGATGCCTCGCTCGGCCTTCCGACGACAGATCTGCCGCTGCACGATCTGCTCCATGAGCTCGTTGGATCCACGCTGCTTACGGTCATCACGCTCGGGGACGGCGAGGACACCAGATTCTTCGTTCACCGTTGGCTGGCGGAGGCCCTGGAACGTGTTGCGGCTACCGCCCGCCCGAATGGCGAGATGGAAGAGCTTGCCGCCGAACGGCATCGGCGCGCCGCGGAGTACTGGCGTTGGAGCTACCGGATGCGCCCACAGAATGCCAGCTCTGGTCCCTTTGATGCGCACTACTTGCTCGAGGCACGGCACCACTACTCCCGCTCCGGCAACGCGGAGGCGGCCGATGACGTTGCGAACAGAGCTGGGAGTATTCTTCATACCATTGGCTGGTGGGATGAGGAGCTCTCCCTTGCGCATCAGCAGCTTCGCGGCAGCAACTTGTCCGACATCCGCCGCGCCGTCTGGGTCCACCAGCTCGGCATTCTCGCCCAGGACCGTGGCGACTACGGGCAGGCCGAGGAGCACTACCAGCACTCCCTCAAGATCGAGGAGCGGCTGGGCGACCAGGTCGGCATCGCCACCACCCACCACCAGCTCGGCATGCTCGCCCAGGCCCGCGGCGACTCGGCAGATGCGGTCATCCGCGCGTTTGGCGCCGCCATGGATCACGCAGAGCTATGTTCCACATCTGCACAAGTGCTGGCAATTGCAGTCTCTGTCGCTTCCCGCGCACAAGACCTTGGTGCACCTGAGCTCGCTGCTCGGGCGTATATGTTCCTGGTTCTTAGAGCACCGGAGAGCGCCAACCCCAAGGACACCCTCACGCAGGGACTATCCGGTTTGAAGTCGCTTTTCGCCGCGGGTCATCAGGCCAAAGTTAATGCGTTGCTCTCGCCGTTCCTGGCCGAGTTTTCACCTGACGCTGCACGCTCCATTCGCAGCTTCATACAGGGCGAGTCAGACCCCGAGTAATCGCGTCCAGCAGCCTCGGCAATCAGCCCGACCGCCCACCTACCGCACGGCGTCGGCCCGCCAGGTGCCCTCGTCCCAGTCGACCAGCCGCCAGCCTGACTCCGGGTCTCCCTCCACCACGCTGACTGCCGTGTTGCGCATGGGGTGGTTGGCGATCCAGGCCGGGTCCGCACCCCCGGCCGCGGCCGCCGCCAGCGCCACCCAAAGGCGCAGGATGGTGCCGTGCGCAACCAGCAGTGCAGTGCCGCCGGTGCGGGTGGAGTTGTAGATCTCCTCCACAACCGTATTGAACCGGGCGAAGGTATCCGCGCCGTCCTCGGGGCTGCCGGGGATGCGCGCCGCCGTGCGCCCCACCATCCAGGAGCGGGTGGTGTCCGTGTAGCAGGCCACCGAGCGCACATCGGTGTTCATCTCCATCTCACCGGCCAGCACCTCACGCAGCCCGGGCCGGATGCGGGCCGCCAGGCCCGTGGCCCGCTCAATCGGGGCAATCGTCTCCCGGGCGCGCTGGACCGGCGAGACCCACAGCGAGGAGATCGCATCCAGATCCCCGCTCGACTCCAGGCGCGCGGGCAGCAGGGAGGCCTGCTCCACGCCAACGGCGTCTAGTGGGTTACCGGGCAATGCCGTGTCCAAAGCGCCGGCAACATTCGCGAAAGTTCGGCCGTGGCGGACAAGAAGAAGCTTCACGGCGCCTATCCTGCCAGGCGCCTCGACCGCTCCGCGACGTCGGCGGACAACATGCTCAAGACCACGGGTAAGGTCCGGCGCCGCGAGGCCCGCTCCCCCGCCGCCCCCCGTTCGGGCGGCCAGGTGGTACCCGCCGTACCGTCTTACCAGGTGCGGGCATGCGGGATCCCCGAGCGGCCGCCGCCCGGGGCGGGGTGGCGGGGCGGGCCGGGGCGGCATCACCGAACACCACGTGCTCAACCACGCGCCGCGCGTGCCTGGCCGTTCGGCGGTAAATGTCCTCAAGGTCCCGCTCGCTTCCGGCCGGGATACCCAGAAGCCGGGCAACCAGGCGGATCTCCCGCTGGTCGGTGGGCAGTACCTGCACCCGCTGCCCACCCTCACGTCCGGTCCCGAGCACGGTGGCAGCACGCACCCGGGAGGCCAGCACCCAGGCGGCGGTGAGCCTGCCGGCATCATCCACCCCAGTAGGCCCGCCTGGGTGGCGGCGGACAGAGCCTCCAGCGTCGAGGTGGTGCGCAGCCCCGGCACGCGGGCCGCCTGGGTCAGTTGCAGCACCTGGGCCGACCACTCGACGTCGGACAGGCCGC is from Actinomyces sp. 432 and encodes:
- a CDS encoding amino acid ABC transporter ATP-binding protein, with translation MSTSNTAASAQSGVPKVRIAGLHKFFGELHVLKGIDLVVEPGSVTVLVGPSGSGKSTLLRCINELETIDAGRVWVDGELIGMREEQRPDGTVQLHALTDKQRAAQRSKIGMVFQRFNLFPHMTALGNVIEAPIHVRHMPREQARARGVQLLERVGLGDRLDHYPSQLSGGQQQRVAIARALAMDPELMLFDEPTSALDPELVGEVLQVMQDLAADGMTMVVVTHEMGFAREVGDQLVFMDGGLVCESGNPVEVLDHPTQERTKAFLASVL
- a CDS encoding CU044_2847 family protein, which codes for MDTQLINGRIGDQEVLIEVVRAPGREELAGVRDRAADLFERAGDVIEAAAHQAADTVRRVCDQAEPPDEITIQMGLSLSTTGTIVVASSTTTASLAVSMKFTNASGNRGAV
- a CDS encoding histidine phosphatase family protein — its product is MKLLLVRHGRTFANVAGALDTALPGNPLDAVGVEQASLLPARLESSGDLDAISSLWVSPVQRARETIAPIERATGLAARIRPGLREVLAGEMEMNTDVRSVACYTDTTRSWMVGRTAARIPGSPEDGADTFARFNTVVEEIYNSTRTGGTALLVAHGTILRLWVALAAAAAGGADPAWIANHPMRNTAVSVVEGDPESGWRLVDWDEGTWRADAVR
- a CDS encoding CHAT domain-containing protein, with amino-acid sequence MTAAAVPGYLGVVLNDSDEAVGTCWLLSPGKVVTAAHVLSAVGVNLVQAHAALAVPDAAAPAPEGNSPAPQIRLRQGLSSTAATLRARVLHLDLVLDLALLEVDAASWSSEPARLATTAGKQAGAAVRITGVSRRPDTAAERVVTASSTSGRWDGWDYYDDRTFELLTVNASGAQPGMSGAPVVLAEGGAVIGMVTGRYNSADGWSRDLVFAVGAESLVRSCGGWLEVELEGEPRPTEALQVTMRLGTGDSVTVSCPGLSVEASVAVGSKAELFSPAERLRLARAGRPLLENHSPAQDRDRTPLLDALDEMGAALTRVFLPGEAGAALSQIIAKAEAQTVPVELALDASARQDLRDLPWEAMHVPGTGQPLALHHLVTFFRKAVASPAPRRVPGPLRIVVAIASPIEGGAGTLDYQAELRAITTAVREARSANAGVRIVQFATTEEIRRALEQENPHVLHISGHGAAGLLVLEDERGAARRVSAQELIKEAIPAGGMPPLICLAACETNASADAETASFADELVAAGAPIVIGTEDAVSDHYATLVFSKVYAELAAAPQPDPVYALAQARRELGRICAESSNPRHQTEQVLAGWSVVTVQASSCGRQITAPPEKKAQSSVPLASVRAMNSLPSLGTGFFVGRRREQLRVPRLLLSDTHAGVVFHGIGGIGKSTLTAEVLRRTAELQPVLVVDMRGTALVEELFQRIVSRLRINFSDQLTDPEVNQLLGLLANTKIGWSERLELLQGTLLQQLPLILVLDNFEDNLTFTDGAYRLTDPLLAEFLAQFLAAPGRGRLLVTCRYRFTLPEDATTALEWIALEPLSFAETTHLAWSLPQLDALDISDLRTLWAGVGGHPRTLETVDALLNRGVGRLSRITTELRGRLRSSLPEGVSPEEWLAEGRTLDAAIADSVTVAADDVLLPQLLETLSSDAQRLLLGMAVFREPVNAAAVLFAVGDEVPPAKASADEDASLGLPTTDLPLHDLLHELVGSTLLTVITLGDGEDTRFFVHRWLAEALERVAATARPNGEMEELAAERHRRAAEYWRWSYRMRPQNASSGPFDAHYLLEARHHYSRSGNAEAADDVANRAGSILHTIGWWDEELSLAHQQLRGSNLSDIRRAVWVHQLGILAQDRGDYGQAEEHYQHSLKIEERLGDQVGIATTHHQLGMLAQARGDSADAVIRAFGAAMDHAELCSTSAQVLAIAVSVASRAQDLGAPELAARAYMFLVLRAPESANPKDTLTQGLSGLKSLFAAGHQAKVNALLSPFLAEFSPDAARSIRSFIQGESDPE
- the glnA gene encoding type I glutamate--ammonia ligase yields the protein MFSDASEALAYIEREGVQLVDVRFCDLPGVMQHFTIPVAAFKDEALTDGLMFDGSSIRGFTAIHESDMKLIPDVTTAFLDPFREQRTLVINFSIVDPFTDEVYARDPRSIAAKAEDYLRSTGIADTCYIGAEAEFYLFDSIQYETTPASTRYLIDSAEAAWNTGRDEPGGNKGYKTAFKGGYFPVSPNDQMADLRDRIVSTCIESGLAIERAHHEVGTAGQQEINYRFASLLAAGDDMMKFKYIVKNEAWRNGKTATFMPKPIFGDNGSGMHTHHSLWKDGKPLFFDARGYGQLSDLARWYIGGILRHAPSLLAFTNPSVNSFHRLVPGFEAPVNLVYSARNRSACIRIPVTGSSPKAKRIEYRVPDPSANPYLAFAATLMAGIDGIRNRIEPREPVDKDLYELAPEDYHDIDKLPGTLDEALEALEADHDYLTAGDVFTSDLIETWVDYKRTNEIAPMRQRPHPYEFELYYDL
- a CDS encoding ABC transporter substrate-binding protein, with translation MTSALARGARLAGGLCLALTLTLPLSACTNAADWRSSQAAGDGAFTGYDTSGIQAQEDIIAMLPEGALADGVLDVAASTDYAPAEFLDTDGTAIGYDVDLTKAIAAVLGVDSTTHTAEFDSIIAAIGSKYDAGISSFTVTAERESAMDMVAYINVGSRFNVVAGNPEGVDPSDHMNLCGLTIGVQTGTAQEDAMNADSAACTDAGLPAISVRSYSSQSEATTGLIGHVVDAVYSDSTVAGYAVELTDGAVETVGEIEDALPQAIVLTKDDPQFNAAIQAAVQYLMDSGTWEEILNAWGIEDAALTTAELNPNVEQ
- a CDS encoding amino acid ABC transporter permease translates to MTTQPASAAALSGTEQPVQLNRPKPVPRPGTWISATIVAVLGAMFIHALLTNEKFHWGTVWFFFREVHVVRAVGWTLLLTFLAMLIGIVLAVTTAVMRQSSNPVLRGVSLAYLWFFRGTPIYTQLVFWGALSALYQYLSLGIPFGPELITFRTTTVFTPFVAAVLGLGINEGAYLSEIVRSGLASVDPGQTEAAGALGMSKGQILRRIVLPQAMRVIVPPTGNETISMLKTTSLVLAVPFTLDLTFVTNSYASYTYQTIPLLIVAALWYIIITSILMVGQHFIERYYGRGFDGSSKSSGGRGMSARQQAILDSHTTKDSPFLEVTP